The Mesorhizobium sp. AR02 genomic interval TCGCCCTAGGATGACGAAGCGATGGCAGGCCGTAAGTCACAAGCGCTCAAACAGCGCTCGCACTCTTCCCGCTCGCGATAAAATGCGGGTTGGCGAAATCGCTATCGCTCGCCTGCTTGCGCTTGCCGTAGACAAGCGGCTCGCCATCCAGGGTGCGCGTCATGCCGCCAGCGGCGCGCAACACGGCATCGCCGGCAGCGGTATCCCACTCCATGGTGCGGCCGAAGCGCGGGTAGACGTCGGCTTCCGCCGCGGCGAGCAAGCAGAATTTCAGGGACGAGCCCACCGAGACGATCTCGGCAGCACCAAGATCACGGATGAAGGCATCGGTTTCAGGCGTGTTGTGCGAGCGGCTGGCGACGACGGCGAGCGGCGTACCCCCTGCCCGCACGGTGATCGGCCGGCGGCCGGTGATGCGATAATCGCTATCCACGTCGAGGGATTCCGCCCTGCCCGGCCGCCCACCGAAGAAGCGGCCAGTGCAAGGTGCGAAGACGACACCGACTTCCGGCACGCCATGGCGGACAAGCGCGATGTTGACGGTGAAGTCGGTGCGGCGGTTGACGAATTCCTTGGTGCCGTCGAGCGGATCGATGAGGAAGAAGGCATCGCCGAGATCGGACGGCATGATTCCGGCCGCCGCTTCCTCTTCGGCCACGCAGGGAATTTCGGGAAATGCGGCGCGCAGGCCAGCGAGAATGATCTTCTCGCTCTCGCGGTCCGCCTCGGTCACCGGCGAGGAGTCCGATTTCCGGTCGACCGCGCAGCCGGCGTGGAACACGCGCATAACCTCGCGCCCGGCGGCCAGGGCCAGCCGCTCGAAGATGTCGAGCATCGATCTGTCGTCAGATACCGCCGCCGTTGTCATATTGGTCTTCGGCAATGTCACGCTCGTTCAGCCAGTGTTCCAGGGCATCTACCATCTCTTCCGCCGATCTGCCGAGCGTCTTCAGATGGATCTCCGGTTTTTCCGGCGCTTCGTAAGGGGAATCGACACCGGTGAAGTTCTTGATCTCGCCATTCAGCGCGCGCGCATAGAGGCCCTTCGGATCACGCCTGGCGCACTCTTCGAAAGGCGTGTCGACAAACACCTCGATGAACTCGCCATCGGCCATCAACTCCCTGGCCATGCGCCGTTCGGCGCTGAACGGCGAAATGAAGGAGACAATGACGATCAACCCGGCATCGGCCATCAGCTTGGCCACTTCGGCCACCCGGCGGATGTTCTCGACGCGGTCGGCATCGGTGAAGCCGAGATCGCGGTTGAGACCGTGACGGACATTGTCGCCATCCAGGATATAGGTGTGCCGGCCGGTGGCGAACAGCTTCTTCTCGAACAAATTGGCGATGGTCGACTTGCCGGAGCCGGAAAGCCCGGTGAACCAGAACACCGCGGGCCGCTGGTTCTTCATATCGGCGCGCACGCGTTTGCCGACATCGAGCGATTGCCAGTGGATGTTTTCGGCACGACGCAGCGAGTGCACGATCATGCCGGCACCGACCGTGGCGTTGCTGAGGCGATCGATCAGAATGAAGGCGCCTGTGGTGCGGTTTTCGGCGAAGGGATCGAAGGCGATCGGCGCCCGCGTCGAGATGTTGCAGATGCCGACTTCATTCATTTCAAGCGACTTGGCCGCCTCATGGGCGAAGTCGTTGACATTGATGCGGTATTTCAGATCGGTGACGGTGGCGCTGGTCTGGTCGGTTTCGGTGCGCAGGATGTAGGAACGGCCCGGCAGCAGCGCATGCTCGTCAAACCAGACGATGTTGGCGGCGAACTGATCGGCGACCTGCGGCCGGGCGGCCGGCGAAACCAGCATGTTGCCGCGCGAGACTTCGACCTCGTCGTCAAGAACGAGCGTGATGGCCTGGCCGGCCACCGCCTGTTTCAGATCGCCGCCATAAGCGACAATGCGTTTGACATGCGAGGACTTGCCGGATTTGGCGACGACCACCTCGTCGCCTTGCGCGATGGCGCCCGACGCGATCGTGCCGGCAAAGCCGCGGAAATCGAGATTGGGGCGATTGACGTATTGCACCGGAAACCGGAACGGCTGCTCGACAGCGGCCTCTTCGACCGAAACGGTCTCGAGATGCTCGATCAGCGTCGGGCCGGAATACCATTGCATGTTGTCGGAGCGGCTGCTGACATTGTCGCCGTAGCGGGCCGACATCGGGATCGGCACGATGGTCTGGAAGCCGAGATCGCGCGAGAATTGTCCGTAGTCTTCGACGATCCGATCGAAAACCGCCTGATCGAAATCGACGAGGTCGATCTTGTTGACGGCCAGTACGATGTGGCGGATGCCGAGCAGCGAGGCGATGATCGAATGGCGCCTTGTCTGGCGCAACACCCCTTGCCGGGCATCGATCAGCACGATCGCCAGGTCGGCGGTCGAGGCGCCGGTTGCCATGTTGCGCGTATACTGCTCGTGGCCGGGCGTGTCGGCGACGATGAACTTGCGCTTCGGCGTGGCGAAGAAGCGGTAGGCGACATCGATGGTGATGCCTTGCTCGCGCTCGGCCTCGAGGCCGTCGACCAGCAAAGCGAAATCGATATCGTCGCCGGTGGTGCCATGCTTGCGCGAATCGCGCTCGAGCGCGGCAAGCTGGTCTTCGAAGATCTGTTTGGTGTCGGATAGCAAGCGCCCGATCAACGTCGACTTGCCGTCATCGACCGAACCGCAGGTCAGGAAGCGCAGCAGCGACTTCTTCTCCTGCGCGGCCAGATAGTCGCGGACGCTGTCGGTGGGAGCGAGGCTCTTTGCCATGATGTGGCGCATGGTCAGAAATACCCCTCGCGCTTCTTCTTTTCCATCGAGCCGGCTTCATCCCGGTCGATCAGGCGACCTTGGCGCTCGGAGGTGCGCGCGGTCAGCATCTCGCCAACGATGGCTTCGAGCGTGTCCGCATCGGATTCGATGGCGCCGGTCAGCGGATAGCAGCCCAAAGTGCGGAACCGAACCAGCCGGTTCTCGACTGTCTCGCCGGGGCGAAGTTTCATGCGATCGTCGTCCTTGAGGATCAGCATGCCGTCGCGTTCCACCACAGGTCGTTCCTTGGCGAAATAGAGCGGCACGATCGGGATGTTCTCCTGCAGGATGTACTGCCAGATATCGAGCTCGGTCCAGTTCGACAGCGGGAAGACGCGGATCGATTCGCCCGATGCGATGCGGGTGTTGAATATCTTCCACATTTCGGGGCGCTGGTTCTTCGGATCCCAGACATGCTGGGCGTTGCGGAAAGAGAATATACGCTCCTTGGCGCGGGATTTCTCCTCGTCGCGACGGGCGCCGCCAAAGGCGGCATCGAAGCCGTATTTGTCGAGCGCCTGGCGCAGCGCCACGGTCTTCATCACATGGGTGTGGGTGTTCGAACCGTGGTCGAACGGATTGATGTTGTCGCGCACGCCGTCTTCGTTGACATGAACCAAAAGGTCGAAGCCGAGTTTCTGCGCCATCTGATCGCGAAAGGCGATCATTTCGCGGAACTTCCAGGTGGTGTCGACATGGAGAAACGGAAACGGCGGCTTGGCGGGATAGAACGCCTTCATCGCCAGATGCATCAGCACGGATGAATCCTTGCCGACCGAATAGAGCATCACCGGCTTGGTGAAGGCGGCCGCGACCTCGCGGAATATGTGGATGGATTCGGCTTCAAGCCGCTGCAGATGCGTAAGCGCTATGGTCATAGACTGTGAGCGTTCTCTCGTGCCTTGCGCCAGAAGACCTTGCGTCAAATCATCGAGCTTTTTGCGCCCGGTTCAAGCTTCGCTTCTGAACAAAGTGTTTCGTGCGGGCGTTCTAGCAGATCGGCGCACGGCAGAACAATGCAAGACGAGCCCGGCAGCGGTCGGTTCGGGAATGAATTTTCCACGCTTTCGCCATAACCCGAAAATTTCTGTTCGCAAGGCCTCGAACCGGGAAAAGGCAGGAAAAATATTGCTCGGGATGACCTGAGGACAAACGCTCCTGGCGCCTTTTGCCAACCGACCGGCGCCGGGCCGCCGATTTTCGGTGACAACAAGCCCCGGCGCACTATCGAAAAGACAGCCCAGCCGTTATACAACCTCCGGAAGCGGGCAAGATGCGTCATCAGGCATGGGCGATTTCGAGGCGAGTACATTCGGTTCCGCCGAACAGGATGTGCCGCATAAAGCTACTCGAGAATAGCGAGCCCGAAACTTGAACCGGCTATCGTCGATCAGACCGCAACTCACGCCGTCGCGGATCAATATCTACTTCTCCATTCTTTGCTTCTTTTTTCCACCGGTCCTGGGATCGCTGGTCAGCTTCGTGTTCAATGGCGGCGGCCTGTGGTCCGTCCTGTTGATCGCCTTGAAGAAGAGGCGCTTCAACGCCGACAGGGCGATGATGGCGCTGACGATCGCGATCTATGCCTATTGCGCGGCCAATCTCGTGGCGTCCATCGTCAACAACGCGATCGTCCAGGATGCGCCACGCCTTATTCCGCTCGTGACCTTCCTGCTTTTCCCCATCTCCTATTCGACCTGGAGCATCACGCAGAAAACCACACTCGTCCGCATCATCGTGCTCAGCAGCCTGGCCGCCTGTTTCGTCGCGCTGCTGCTGGCCGTTATCCAGCAATATTGGGTGGGGATGAGGGCCAAGGGCGGGGCCGGCAATGCGATAGTGTTCGCGGAGGTGCTTTGCCTTGCCGTAATGGTCTGTGTGGCCGGCGCCTTGTCGGGTCTCGAGAGACACAGGATCGCCCTCATCTGCGCAGCCCTTGGCGGAACGATCGCCATCGTCTACTCCGGTACGCGCATTATCTGGCTGTCGCTGCTGATCGCCGGCATCGCCGTCCTGCTGATCAACCAACAGAGGCTGAAAGGAAGGAATGCCATTCGCCTGCTGGTGCTGCTGGTGGCGGTCGGCGCCGTGATCGCGGCCGTCGGTTTCCAGACGATATCCGGGCGTGTCGACTTTATGCGCTCCGACTTGGACGCGCTCGCTACCCATGGTGACTACACGACGCCTATCGGATTGCGATTCGCCTTGTGGGATATCGGCCTGAAGGCGTTTCGTGAGATGCCCTTGTTCGGACATGGAGTGGGTGCCACCCAGAGCTTGATAAAACAGGGCTTCCGCGATCAGTTCGGGATGGATGCAGGCTTCAATCATTTCCACAACGGCTTCCTGACCGCCTTGGTGCAGGCAGGAATCCTGGGCGCCGTGACACTGGCGGCGATCTTTGTCGTTGCCGCCAGGAATGCCGCCTTGGTCCTGCGGAACAGCGCCGATCCGATCGAGCGGTTCGGCGCCACAATGATTGTCATCGTGGTGATCACCTATCTCACAGCCGGAATGACAGGCATCCTGGTCGGTCACGACATCCTGGACTCGATGCTGATGGTCTTCCTGGTGTCGGGAACGTATCTCGCCTCCGGACGTCAGGCTCCGTTGCCGCAAGACCAGGCACTTGCGCCGGTGACGGACGAACGAGTGCTTGCGCCAGTGGCGGAAGACCGAATCCTCCCGCCGGAGACGGAAGACCGGGTGCGTCCATCCGTGACCCAATAGCCGTTCCGGGAAAGACATGAAGGTTTTGGTCACAGGCGCGACGGGCTTCATCGGCCGTCAGGTGGTCAGCCAGCTTCGAAAGGCCGGCGCCGAGCTTCGCCTCGCGTCCCGCCGCCCGGAGAGGCTCGGTCCGGGAGATGACGCCATGCCGATGCCCGATTTCGATGCGCCGGCGGCTGCCTTCCTTGCGCTTACCAGGGATGTTACGGATGTCGTTCATAGCGCGGGCCTGAACAATGATGAAGGCAACGCCACAGAAGCCGATTTTCGGGCGGCCAATGCGGAATTGAGCGCAAGGCTGGCGCAAGCCGCCGCCGAACAAGCAAGCGGACGCTTCATCCAGCTCTCCTCAATCCGGGCCGTGATCGGCGCGTGCGTCAGCGCGACGATCGATGCGGACACGATACCCGACCCGCAATGCGCTTATGGGCGCTCGAAGCGCGAAGCCGAGATCAGGGTGCTGGACGCCTATGCGTCGCATGGCCGTTCCGACGCCACCGTGCTGCGGCTGCCGCCGGTCTACGGAAGCGGCATGAAAGGGAACCTGGCGACGCTGATGCGCCTGGCCGACACGGCGCTGCCGCTGCCGACAGGCGCACTGACAGGAACCCGCTCGCTGCTGTCGTCGCGATCGGCGGCAGGCGCGGTGTGGCATCTGCTCAGCCATTCGGGGCCGCTGCGCCCGATCTATGTTGGCAGCGATGTGCCGCCGGTTTCGATCGCTGACATTGTCGGCGCCTTTCGCAGCGGTTTCAGACGTCCGACGCGCCTGATGGCCGTGCCGGCCGGGCCGTTGCGGGCAGCCGCGGTCCTGCTGGGCAAGCGGACGTCCTGGGACAGCTTGACCGCGACACAGATATGCGACCCTTCCCTGCTCGTATCCGTAGGCTGGCCGCCGGAAACCGGCACGCTGGAGCAGCTGGCCGAGATAGCGCGGCTCGGAAACGCTCAATCGCCTCCGTTGCGATAGAGCGTTGCAAACAGGATGCGAAGGTCGAGCCAGAACGACGCCGTCCTGAGATAGGCGGCATCCGTTTCGGCCAGAAGCTGCGGGTCCGACATGTCGATGCCCCTGATCTGGGCCATGCCGGTAATGCCCGGAAGTGCCGCCAAGACCCCCAGCCGCCTGCGACGCTCGATCAGTTCCGTCTGCGTCGGCAGGCAAGGGCGCGGCCCGACCAGGCTCATCTCGCCTCGCAGAACATTCCAGAACTGCGGCAGCTCATCGAGCTTGAATTTCCGCAAGGTCCTTCCGACCGCGGTCACGGCATTCGCTGGCGCTTCGTGCGAGGGCAAGGACGGCGTTCCCTGAACCATCGTCCTCAACTTGTGGCAGCGAAACAACATACCATCGCGGCCGACCCGCGTTTGCGAAAAAATCACCGGACCGGGCGATGATGCCCGCACCGCAAGGACGCAGAGCAATAGAACAGGCGACGTCACCAACAACAGCAGGGCTGTCGCGACGAGATCGAAGGCTCGCTTCAGTCCCTTCACGGCCATCCCCCGATCGATAAAGACGCCGGCCGAGGGATGGATATCCAGGCAAAATCTCGCCGTTCAACCGTCAGCTGCAATGTATCTAACCTGCTTGTCCGACGGTTCTCGAGCCCGTTTCCTGCCGCGTGTCGGGCGCTGGTGTCTCCGGCCGATGGAGTTCCGCCAAGACGGCAAGGGCGGAAGCCTTGTCCTGGTTCTTCATCGCCGCCTGCAGCGCAGCCAGCGCGGCCTGAACCATCGGCCACGCCACGACATCGGTCCTGAGACCGAAGATCTTGGCGATGTCGAGCGTGACGATCTCTTCATTGGCGCCCTGGAGCGTCTCATGCAGCTTCTCACCGGGCCGGATGCCGGTGAAGCGGATCGGGATATCCGCATAGGGCGTCTTGCCGGCCATGCGGATCATGGTTTCCGCGACTTCGAGAATCGGCACGGGTTTGCCCATGTCCAGCATGTAGATGGCATAGTCGTCCTTGCCTTCACGCGACTGTGCGTCGGCGGCCGCCATGATGACGAGGTCGACAGCTTCCGCCACCGTCATGAAATAACGCGTCATGCGTCGATCGGTAATCGTGACCGGACCGCCCGCTTCGATCTGTGCCTGGAAGATGGTCGCCACCGAACCATTGGAGCCAAACACATTGCCGAACCGCACGGCTATGAACTTGGTGCCGGAACGGCGCCCGTCCGGCGCGACTGCGTGGCTTTCGTGCAGGGAACTGACGAGCTGCTCGGCCGCTCTCTTGGTGATGCCAAGCACCGAGGTCGGATCCACGGCCTTGTCGCTCGAGATGAGCAGGAACTGCGGAACGCCACATTTGGCGGCAACCTCAGCGCAGACAAGTGTGCCGAAAACATTGGTCTGAATGGCCGATTCCCAGTTCTCCTCGAGCAGCGGAACGTGCTTGAGCGCCGCGGCATGAAAGATGATGTCCGGTTTGAATTCCGTGACGACACGCGTCATCTGGCGCCGGTCGGCGACATCGACAATGCGGACTTTCAGGCGATCATGGTCCTTCTCATCGACATACTGGCTCAACTGGAAGATGCCGAACTCGGAATTGTCGGCGACCAGCACCGCCCCTGCCCCCAGCTCCAACGACCGCTTGACCAGTGTGCGGCCGATAGACCCGGCGCCTCCCGTGACCAGGACGCGCTTGCCGCCGACGAAGGCACCAATGCGTTCGATATCGGACGGCACCGTCGGGCGGCGCAGGATCGTTTCCATCTCGACTTCGTCGAGAACGATCTTTCCCTCCTGCCCGAGTTGCGAAAGCCTGGAAAACTGTACGACGGCTATGCCGCCATGGCGGGCGACACGCACAAGCTCGGAATATTCCTCGATCTCATGCTCGACGCCGCTGCCGAAAATAAGCAGGTCGATGCTCTTGGTGCCGGCGGCGTAGTCCTCCAGGACATCGATCAGGCGCGGCCGGGACGCCACCACGGGAACACCTCGAATCCGTGTGCCCAACGGTGCACCGCGCTCGGTCGCCATGATGCCGGCGATGGAATAGTCGGCCGGCTCTGCCGTGCGTGTGAAGCGAATGATCAGGTCGGCCTCGCCAAGCCGACCGACGAAGAGCGCGCGCTTGGCCTGCACCTTGTTGGTCTTGTTGGTGAGGATGCCCCAGCTCGCGCCGTCGCGAAGAAATCGGTAGAACAGCCGAGGCGCCGATATGATGGTGAAGGAAACGAGGAAGAAGACGATGAACTGGCGCTCGTTGAGGCCAGCCACGGGCTGCAAGAAACGAGACATCAGCGAAACGGTATAAAGCACAACCGTCAGAATCGCACAGCCCTTCAGAATGTTGAAAAAGTCGGGGGTCGAGGCAAAGCGCCAGATCGTGGTGTAGAGACCACAATATCTGAACAGCAGGTGGCTGATGAGAACGACCCCTGCCCAGGTGACAAAGCCTTCGTGGGAGAATGCATCGAACGAAAGATCTGACCTGGAGAGGACGAGACTAAGCGCCACCGCGACCAGGACCATGGCCATATCCTGGACCATGATGAAGGCGCGCCGCATCTTCGGCCGACTTCCGGATACGGCTTTTACATAGGAAGTCATTGGCCAGTACTATACTCCAGGCAAGGATTCGAACATTACAGCCTCGCGCGATCGAATGACATCCCTCACCGATCGCTCGTTTCGAAGTTCTAATCCTCAGCCCCCGCTGCAGTCATCGCATAGCGTGGAGTTGCAGCCATCGCCAGAGTTTTTTTGATTTCCGGTTGGGCGAAGAAGATCAGCCATGCCGGTTCGTGTCGCTGGTGCATCATTGGCTGCGTCAAGACCTGAACAGCTCAAACAATCCGCGCTTGAAGTTATCATAGGCGAACTTCCGGGACGAAAGGTCTCTGGCGTCTTGCTGCCGGCGCACGACCGCGGGGCGATCCGCGAGGATCGACATAACCCGGTCCGCGAATCCCTCGCAGTCGCCGACATCGACCAAATCCAGGGAGGCAGACGCATCCTCCAGTTCCAAGGTAATGAGCGGGATGTTCGTTGCAACCACGGGCACGCCCAAATGCAGCGCCTCGGTGATCTGAGTTGGGAAATTCCCTTCCATTTCAGATGTGAACAGCA includes:
- the cysQ gene encoding 3'(2'),5'-bisphosphate nucleotidase CysQ, translated to MLDIFERLALAAGREVMRVFHAGCAVDRKSDSSPVTEADRESEKIILAGLRAAFPEIPCVAEEEAAAGIMPSDLGDAFFLIDPLDGTKEFVNRRTDFTVNIALVRHGVPEVGVVFAPCTGRFFGGRPGRAESLDVDSDYRITGRRPITVRAGGTPLAVVASRSHNTPETDAFIRDLGAAEIVSVGSSLKFCLLAAAEADVYPRFGRTMEWDTAAGDAVLRAAGGMTRTLDGEPLVYGKRKQASDSDFANPHFIASGKSASAV
- the cysN gene encoding sulfate adenylyltransferase subunit CysN → MRHIMAKSLAPTDSVRDYLAAQEKKSLLRFLTCGSVDDGKSTLIGRLLSDTKQIFEDQLAALERDSRKHGTTGDDIDFALLVDGLEAEREQGITIDVAYRFFATPKRKFIVADTPGHEQYTRNMATGASTADLAIVLIDARQGVLRQTRRHSIIASLLGIRHIVLAVNKIDLVDFDQAVFDRIVEDYGQFSRDLGFQTIVPIPMSARYGDNVSSRSDNMQWYSGPTLIEHLETVSVEEAAVEQPFRFPVQYVNRPNLDFRGFAGTIASGAIAQGDEVVVAKSGKSSHVKRIVAYGGDLKQAVAGQAITLVLDDEVEVSRGNMLVSPAARPQVADQFAANIVWFDEHALLPGRSYILRTETDQTSATVTDLKYRINVNDFAHEAAKSLEMNEVGICNISTRAPIAFDPFAENRTTGAFILIDRLSNATVGAGMIVHSLRRAENIHWQSLDVGKRVRADMKNQRPAVFWFTGLSGSGKSTIANLFEKKLFATGRHTYILDGDNVRHGLNRDLGFTDADRVENIRRVAEVAKLMADAGLIVIVSFISPFSAERRMARELMADGEFIEVFVDTPFEECARRDPKGLYARALNGEIKNFTGVDSPYEAPEKPEIHLKTLGRSAEEMVDALEHWLNERDIAEDQYDNGGGI
- the cysD gene encoding sulfate adenylyltransferase subunit CysD, coding for MTIALTHLQRLEAESIHIFREVAAAFTKPVMLYSVGKDSSVLMHLAMKAFYPAKPPFPFLHVDTTWKFREMIAFRDQMAQKLGFDLLVHVNEDGVRDNINPFDHGSNTHTHVMKTVALRQALDKYGFDAAFGGARRDEEKSRAKERIFSFRNAQHVWDPKNQRPEMWKIFNTRIASGESIRVFPLSNWTELDIWQYILQENIPIVPLYFAKERPVVERDGMLILKDDDRMKLRPGETVENRLVRFRTLGCYPLTGAIESDADTLEAIVGEMLTARTSERQGRLIDRDEAGSMEKKKREGYF
- a CDS encoding O-antigen ligase family protein, which produces MVSFVFNGGGLWSVLLIALKKRRFNADRAMMALTIAIYAYCAANLVASIVNNAIVQDAPRLIPLVTFLLFPISYSTWSITQKTTLVRIIVLSSLAACFVALLLAVIQQYWVGMRAKGGAGNAIVFAEVLCLAVMVCVAGALSGLERHRIALICAALGGTIAIVYSGTRIIWLSLLIAGIAVLLINQQRLKGRNAIRLLVLLVAVGAVIAAVGFQTISGRVDFMRSDLDALATHGDYTTPIGLRFALWDIGLKAFREMPLFGHGVGATQSLIKQGFRDQFGMDAGFNHFHNGFLTALVQAGILGAVTLAAIFVVAARNAALVLRNSADPIERFGATMIVIVVITYLTAGMTGILVGHDILDSMLMVFLVSGTYLASGRQAPLPQDQALAPVTDERVLAPVAEDRILPPETEDRVRPSVTQ
- a CDS encoding NAD-dependent epimerase/dehydratase family protein, encoding MKVLVTGATGFIGRQVVSQLRKAGAELRLASRRPERLGPGDDAMPMPDFDAPAAAFLALTRDVTDVVHSAGLNNDEGNATEADFRAANAELSARLAQAAAEQASGRFIQLSSIRAVIGACVSATIDADTIPDPQCAYGRSKREAEIRVLDAYASHGRSDATVLRLPPVYGSGMKGNLATLMRLADTALPLPTGALTGTRSLLSSRSAAGAVWHLLSHSGPLRPIYVGSDVPPVSIADIVGAFRSGFRRPTRLMAVPAGPLRAAAVLLGKRTSWDSLTATQICDPSLLVSVGWPPETGTLEQLAEIARLGNAQSPPLR
- a CDS encoding sugar transferase, giving the protein MAVKGLKRAFDLVATALLLLVTSPVLLLCVLAVRASSPGPVIFSQTRVGRDGMLFRCHKLRTMVQGTPSLPSHEAPANAVTAVGRTLRKFKLDELPQFWNVLRGEMSLVGPRPCLPTQTELIERRRRLGVLAALPGITGMAQIRGIDMSDPQLLAETDAAYLRTASFWLDLRILFATLYRNGGD
- a CDS encoding nucleoside-diphosphate sugar epimerase/dehydratase, with product MTSYVKAVSGSRPKMRRAFIMVQDMAMVLVAVALSLVLSRSDLSFDAFSHEGFVTWAGVVLISHLLFRYCGLYTTIWRFASTPDFFNILKGCAILTVVLYTVSLMSRFLQPVAGLNERQFIVFFLVSFTIISAPRLFYRFLRDGASWGILTNKTNKVQAKRALFVGRLGEADLIIRFTRTAEPADYSIAGIMATERGAPLGTRIRGVPVVASRPRLIDVLEDYAAGTKSIDLLIFGSGVEHEIEEYSELVRVARHGGIAVVQFSRLSQLGQEGKIVLDEVEMETILRRPTVPSDIERIGAFVGGKRVLVTGGAGSIGRTLVKRSLELGAGAVLVADNSEFGIFQLSQYVDEKDHDRLKVRIVDVADRRQMTRVVTEFKPDIIFHAAALKHVPLLEENWESAIQTNVFGTLVCAEVAAKCGVPQFLLISSDKAVDPTSVLGITKRAAEQLVSSLHESHAVAPDGRRSGTKFIAVRFGNVFGSNGSVATIFQAQIEAGGPVTITDRRMTRYFMTVAEAVDLVIMAAADAQSREGKDDYAIYMLDMGKPVPILEVAETMIRMAGKTPYADIPIRFTGIRPGEKLHETLQGANEEIVTLDIAKIFGLRTDVVAWPMVQAALAALQAAMKNQDKASALAVLAELHRPETPAPDTRQETGSRTVGQAG